The proteins below are encoded in one region of Fimbriimonadaceae bacterium:
- the pyrF gene encoding orotidine-5'-phosphate decarboxylase yields MNLKRKLVCALDMSDIDVAMDAVRRISPYVGAFKVGHALALPYGLDVIERLREAGAERIFLDLKFHDIPNSVALGVREAAKRGVWMATLHLSGGRAMITAAIEEAQAYAADEAPLLIGVSVLTSLDQECLSHDLGVSRSLHEHMVCLSKMGVENGLDGVVCSAQEISQIRPEIGSHAVIVTPGIRPANYERHDQQRVGDAVSALKDGADYLVIGRVLTNAADPHQAMLDLGLLQDEYVG; encoded by the coding sequence ATGAACCTTAAGAGAAAGCTGGTTTGTGCGCTCGACATGAGCGACATCGACGTGGCGATGGACGCGGTGCGGCGCATCAGCCCCTATGTCGGGGCGTTCAAGGTAGGCCACGCGCTCGCCCTCCCTTATGGGCTCGACGTCATTGAGCGCTTGCGCGAGGCCGGCGCTGAGAGGATCTTCCTCGACCTGAAGTTCCACGATATTCCCAACTCGGTCGCCCTCGGCGTGAGGGAAGCGGCGAAGCGCGGCGTCTGGATGGCGACGCTCCATCTTTCGGGAGGCCGCGCCATGATCACCGCCGCGATCGAAGAGGCCCAAGCCTATGCGGCCGACGAGGCCCCCCTCCTGATCGGTGTTTCGGTGCTCACCTCGCTCGACCAAGAGTGCCTTTCGCACGACCTGGGCGTGAGCCGGTCGCTGCACGAACACATGGTCTGCCTGAGCAAGATGGGCGTGGAGAACGGGCTGGACGGCGTTGTCTGCTCAGCCCAGGAGATCAGCCAAATCCGACCCGAGATCGGCAGCCATGCGGTGATCGTCACCCCGGGCATCCGCCCAGCCAACTACGAGCGCCACGACCAGCAACGGGTCGGGGACGCCGTGAGCGCCTTAAAGGACGGCGCTGACTACCTCGTGATCGGCCGGGTCTTGACCAATGCCGCAGACCCGCACCAGGCGATGCTCGACCTTGGCCTGCTGCAAGACGAGTACGTCGGTTAA
- a CDS encoding GerMN domain-containing protein — protein sequence MASKRHGKVSLLLPAVVLVAGGSLFAGLAYYVKTSPALDVPKEMRRTDPRPSPPGAHSDTVKVYRPSYDGNELKLHESATRAPRGVDQKVHAINSYLAELTVVPKTARAKSFTVNGSIATIDFTRDFETTYGTEDEQTIVKGLLATASQFGVKQVRLTVEGKPLETLGNLDLTGLQPVDASGLGVSPEEAPAIGGAPAKAGTRPQKS from the coding sequence GTGGCAAGTAAACGGCACGGCAAAGTTTCTCTTCTTCTTCCCGCGGTCGTGCTGGTCGCGGGCGGGTCGCTGTTCGCGGGCCTTGCGTACTACGTCAAGACGAGCCCCGCCCTGGACGTGCCCAAGGAGATGCGCCGGACCGATCCGCGCCCGAGTCCTCCGGGGGCCCACTCAGACACCGTCAAGGTCTACCGGCCTAGCTACGACGGCAACGAGCTGAAGTTGCACGAAAGTGCGACCCGCGCGCCGAGAGGCGTCGACCAGAAGGTGCACGCGATCAACTCGTACCTCGCGGAGCTGACCGTGGTGCCCAAGACGGCCCGCGCGAAATCCTTCACCGTGAACGGCAGCATCGCAACCATCGATTTCACCCGCGACTTTGAGACGACCTACGGCACGGAAGACGAACAGACGATCGTGAAAGGCCTCCTCGCCACGGCGAGCCAGTTCGGAGTCAAGCAGGTTCGACTTACGGTCGAGGGCAAGCCCCTGGAGACGCTCGGCAACCTCGACCTCACCGGCCTCCAACCCGTCGATGCTTCCGGCCTCGGCGTCAGTCCGGAAGAGGCTCCCGCGATCGGCGGCGCCCCTGCCAAAGCCGGGACCCGGCCTCAAAAGTCCTGA
- a CDS encoding A/G-specific adenine glycosylase has protein sequence MPQTRTRRCSTLACCKTSTSVNDLQRRLLDWYDGAKRDLPWRVSRDPYPVLVSELMLQQTTVAAVGPYFTRWMERFPDVLALARAEEGEVLAKWQGLGYYIRARNLHAAARHVVREGWPTGKDAWRRLPGIGDYTSGALASIVDGQAVPAVDGNVVRVYARLCGDGTTGARLLASARDWAAQAVEPRRPGDWNQALMELGATVCRPRSPLCGRCPLAELCTAFREGTQANLPGKNPRPETVRVPLSWRVTLVGGALAMRQAGKGEWWQGLWLSPYSRDAFDEGLVLGTVRCAVTKHRITAGVRLVRAETLPPGFTKVPLARLEETPRPTPERKAWAIVEPYLFPNRSSGPITSESSE, from the coding sequence ATGCCGCAGACCCGCACCAGGCGATGCTCGACCTTGGCCTGCTGCAAGACGAGTACGTCGGTTAACGACCTCCAGCGGCGACTGCTGGACTGGTACGACGGCGCGAAGCGCGACCTTCCTTGGCGCGTCTCACGAGACCCGTACCCCGTGCTCGTCAGCGAACTGATGTTGCAGCAGACCACGGTCGCGGCGGTCGGCCCGTACTTCACCCGCTGGATGGAGCGCTTTCCAGACGTCCTCGCCCTGGCCAGGGCCGAGGAGGGCGAGGTGCTCGCCAAGTGGCAAGGGCTGGGTTATTACATCCGGGCCCGCAACCTGCACGCGGCCGCCCGGCACGTCGTCCGAGAAGGCTGGCCGACCGGCAAAGACGCATGGCGGCGCCTGCCCGGCATCGGGGACTATACGTCCGGGGCGCTCGCTTCCATTGTGGACGGCCAAGCGGTGCCCGCCGTGGACGGCAACGTCGTGCGCGTCTATGCCCGCTTGTGCGGCGACGGGACGACCGGGGCACGCCTCCTCGCCTCTGCCCGCGATTGGGCGGCGCAGGCCGTGGAACCCCGGCGTCCGGGAGATTGGAACCAAGCCCTCATGGAGCTCGGCGCGACGGTCTGCCGGCCCCGGAGTCCCCTTTGTGGCAGGTGCCCTCTGGCCGAGCTTTGTACAGCCTTCCGAGAGGGCACGCAGGCAAACCTTCCGGGCAAGAACCCGAGGCCCGAGACAGTCCGCGTGCCGCTCAGCTGGCGCGTAACGCTCGTGGGTGGTGCGCTCGCGATGCGACAGGCAGGGAAGGGCGAATGGTGGCAAGGGCTTTGGCTCTCGCCCTATTCGCGCGATGCCTTCGACGAAGGCTTGGTGCTCGGCACGGTGCGCTGCGCCGTGACGAAGCACCGCATCACGGCCGGCGTCCGCCTCGTCCGCGCCGAAACTCTTCCACCGGGGTTTACGAAAGTGCCGCTCGCCCGGCTTGAGGAAACCCCTCGACCGACTCCAGAACGAAAGGCCTGGGCCATCGTCGAGCCCTATCTGTTCCCGAACCGCAGTTCGGGCCCGATCACTTCCGAAAGCAGCGAATAG
- a CDS encoding phosphatase PAP2 family protein yields MNALDRAVFDWINRWPESLSGFFVFFSLGIKLLGVRIGFLLVVLALLYRKETRKALFLALASWPLANGLTEALKYGLQWPRPSGALADMVDAGHSLASALAAHPEVVVRVEPLGSFGTASSHAANMAALATVFTMLHGKWGWPWIAIALVTGVSRIYVGVHWPSQVLLGWACGVFCGVLTVRTFEAGSRLWQGRRRSREPLPD; encoded by the coding sequence GTGAACGCCTTGGACCGGGCAGTCTTCGACTGGATCAACCGGTGGCCCGAGTCGCTGAGCGGCTTCTTTGTCTTCTTCAGCCTTGGGATCAAGCTCCTTGGTGTCCGCATCGGTTTTCTATTGGTCGTCCTTGCCCTTCTTTATCGAAAGGAGACGCGCAAGGCACTGTTCCTGGCGCTGGCCTCTTGGCCCCTGGCGAACGGCCTGACCGAAGCGCTGAAGTACGGCCTGCAGTGGCCGCGCCCCAGCGGCGCGCTGGCGGACATGGTGGACGCGGGCCACAGCCTGGCCTCCGCCCTGGCCGCGCACCCTGAAGTGGTCGTGCGCGTGGAGCCGCTCGGCAGCTTTGGCACGGCCTCCAGCCATGCCGCCAATATGGCCGCCCTGGCCACGGTCTTCACGATGCTGCACGGCAAGTGGGGCTGGCCCTGGATCGCGATCGCCCTTGTCACCGGTGTCTCACGCATCTATGTGGGCGTGCACTGGCCGTCGCAGGTTCTCCTCGGCTGGGCCTGCGGCGTCTTCTGCGGCGTGCTTACGGTCAGGACTTTTGAGGCCGGGTCCCGGCTTTGGCAGGGGCGCCGCCGATCGCGGGAGCCTCTTCCGGACTGA